The DNA segment CACACCCCGTCGTATCCTGGCAAGTCTTATGCCACCAAGGAGTCACCGGCCGATCACCGAAGCGACCGCTAAGGAGCTCTACGCTCATGCGATCAGCTGCGGGCACCCACAGTGCAACGAGCCGCTCTACCGGGACGAAGGCAGCGGCGTCCGCGCCCTCAACTCCCGTATTGCCCATATCTGCGCCCGCTCTGAAGGCGGCCCCCGCTGGAACCCGGACATGCCGGAAGCGGAGAACCGAAGTGCTTCCAACCTCGTGGTCCTCTGTATCAGCCACGCGGACCTCGTCGACCAGAAACAACTGGTAGCCCAGTACCCCGTTGAACTGCTGCTTCAGTGGAAACAGGCGCAACTCGACGAGTACACCAGGGTCGTTGAGACGGGCCGCGTAGCCGGATGGGCATTGACCGACGACGAAGCTGCTGAGGTGGTCGAAAAGTCGGAACGCTCGACCACGATCAACCTGACCGCAGAGACCATCATCGTCGGGGGGATGGGCGGGCATCTCGGGGGAGCCGGAGGCGGCGGCGGTGTCATCGGCTCAGACGCGGCGACAGGCGGCACTGGGGGCGACGTCACGATCAACCTTGAAGGACAGCCAGGACAGTTTCCCGGCGCAGGAGGTGGTGGCGGCGGCGCTTTGGACTATCAAGGTCCCTGGCTACCGCACACAGGTGACGGCACCGCCGGCCGCGCACACATAGCTGGATACGACGGCGGCGACGGCGGCGACACAGTCATAAGCATTGGTGACCGCGAGATCCTGCGAGCCCCAGGTGGACGAGGCGCGCGTGCGGGATCGGGCGAGCGCAAGCAGACCGATCGCCTGCATGTGTCTGCCCTACTGCCAGCGAACGCCGTCTTCGTAGACAACGCGCTGGCCCACATCCTCTACGGCGGCTGGCGACACGTCGACGTGATCTTCACGCCCGCGCGTATCGAGATGCCAATGCTCGTCGTCGTCGAGGCAGGAGGCGTGGATGCAGGCGAATACACCATCACGATCGACTTGCACAGCCCCGACGGCGAACTCCGACTGACCGCCAGCCTCGCCCTCGTGATCGACGAGCCCGGCGATCTTGTCAGAGTCCCCTTCCAGCACACCTGGGACTTCCAAGCCGATCAACTAGGGGTTTGGCGAATCTCGGTCAGGTCTGAGACCAGCACCCTCGCGGTGTATGACCTCATGATCAAGCAACCAGACGCGCCTGTAGCCAGCTCCTCCGTGAAAGGCGTTGCTACGTAGTACGCTATGCCCTAAGCACCGCTATGCCCTGATGCGGTATGAGACTCGCGAAAGGTCGCGGATTTGCCGGACTGGGTCACCGTAGGCATATCAGTGGTTACGAGCGGTGGTTTCGCTACCGGTCTCTTCGCGCTTCTCAATGGTGGATTGCAGCGGCGACTCACCGCCCGGGTGGAAGACTCAAAGAACGCCACAGCCGAAAAGCTGAAGCAGGTGGACGCGTCGATAGCTGAGGCCGATCGCAAGTCTGCGCTTGCGCTCCGGCGCGATGACTCACGCATGACGACACTTCTTCAGATCAATCGATTGGCGGCCGACGCGATCGCGCTTGCGCACAACGCGACCCTTCCACCGCTGCCCGACGGCACCCCGATCTATCCCCAGCGACCGTACGCCAACGCAGGCAGGCCGGCAGAGGAAGTTGAACGCGAGACCGCGCGTTTACTATCTGACGCTTACTTCTTCGATCCCGAGCTCGGGCGCGCCACCACGCGTCTCCACGAGTGCCGGGAGAATCTGCTGTATGAGGCCCATGAAATTCGCACGCCCGTGGAGGAGTTCGACGAAGACGATCCTCTGGTCGTGAAGCTGCGCGATGCCGGACATGCAGTCCGCGAACATGTTCAGACCATGTTGACGAAGTGGGAGTACTGACCTAACTACCGAGATCCGGGCGTCGCCCGTGAATCGCACCCCACGCCGGGAGGTGAGCAATGGCAGCGGGAGTGGACACCAGACACGGCGTCGGCGCATCCGCCAGCCTCAACGCCTACTGGACAGTCGGCCAGGGCCGCGCCAAGTGGGCGACTAGCCCGAAACCCTGGACGACGCTGTACAACCTGCTTCGCAAATACATGAGCGACGCCAAGGCAAAAGGTTGGCCACGTCGGACTACGTGAGGGTGTTCGGTCATGACCCGGGAGCTGACCGCTGATGGCAGCACCGGACGATCCGATCGGCACCGTGCGGGCCGCGCCGGTGTCCTCGCGCTGCGCGCACCCGCATCTAGCTTCCGACCCGATCTCGACGACGACGATGGTGTCGACCTCAGCTGGTTCATCGTCGACATCGGCGGAGCGGAAGACCCCGTCGCCCTGGACATCGAGGACATCGAAGACCTGCTCGCTTTGTGGCCCATCGTCTACCAACCCTGTTGGCGCCACGGAGACCCGGTTCACTGTCGGGCACCAGGCTGAGGGTGGTCCGCGCTACTGGTGCACGGGCGTCATTTACGACACGACGAAGGCCATGCACCGAGCAGCTCTCCGCCACCGCCCAACGTCGGACGCCGACTCTATCGACGAGAGCGGCGGATGCTTCCAAGCCGCGGGCAGGGGACATCCCACGTACCTCGGCATTATGCGCCTCACTCGCGAGTACCTCGCGCCGGCTGCGGTCGTGCACGAATCCGTCCACGCAGCCCTGGTCTACGCGAAGAAGGCTAAGGATGTGAACGTCCTGCACCTCGACGCGTGGAGCGACGGGCAGCGCCTCATCGACAACGAGGAGGCGCTCGCCTACGCCGTGCACGGCATCTCCAGTGCCCTGCTCGAAGAGCTTGGCCTGACGGTCAGCGCCTGATGCCCCGCGCCCCGCGGCGTTGCCCAGGTGACAGCGGCAACTGCACGACACTGATCCGTAACACGCGCTACCGCCCTGAGCACACAGTCGCGTGGCAAGGTGAGCGCACAGCGTCGAGTCGCGTCACCTCGCATCGATCGTGGAAAGAGCGAGTCAGGCCGGAGGTGCTGCAGGCCGCCGGGTATCAGTGCCAGATCCATACCCCGGCATTTGCACCGGCTACGCCACGGTGGTCGACAAGGTGGAACCGGCGGCGCGCCGCCCGGATCTCGCCCGCTATCCGTCGAACTGGCAGGCCGCGTGCGATGCTTGCAACGAGCACAAGGCCCTGACTGCTGATCGCGGCCGCCGACCGCGCCGCTGAGGGCATTTTCGCAGGTCAGAGCGACATTCCGGTGACCCCCTGGCCTCCACCCCTCCCCGGGGCAAGACGGGGACGCCGCGCACCTGATCGGGGGTGGCGGTAGAGGCGGCGCAGCGTCGCCTTCGACCGCTTGTCCGACACCGCGGCGCGGACCAGGTGGCGCCCGACCGACGCGGGAATCGGTCCGTATCCGGCGATGTCGGCGGGCGCCTCGTCACCGCCGAACAGCGACTCGTCAGTGATCCCCAGGTTCACCGCCACCGGAACGGGAACGGCCGTTGGCCGCCCGGTCACCCGCTCGACCAGCGTGTCGACCATGACCTGACCCCGCGAGCGGATCGAAGGTGGTGTCCGCGGCCCGGGTGAGCGCGGCATAGATCGCCACGCCCTGGGCCACCGGCAGCAACGCCGACACATAGGTCATCGTGTCCGGGGCCGGGCGGCAGGTCACCGTGCGTTCGGCGGCGGCTTTGGCGGCCCGGTCGACCACCGCCTGCGGGTTGAGCCGGTAGGCGATCTTCTTGGCCGCCGCCTCGATGCGCCTGTCGCCCATGCCTTCCAGTCCCGGCACGTCCGCACACAGTTCGGTGTCCAGCACGCGGCGGTGCTCGACCGACAGGCACGCCGACTCGCGCACGATCAACGTCGCCCGCCATTCCGAGAGCGCCCCACACTCCAGCGCGGCCAGCGTGTGCGGCATCTCGTGCACCAGCGCCCGGGCGAATCCCAGATGGTGGTTGCCCTTGTTCGGGCAGTCCCGGCGCGCCAGCGCCACCTCCGAAGCCAAGCCCTTGCCGCGCCTGGCCGCCGGCAACCCAGCGGCCGCCTCCGCCGCCCGGCGCTTCTCGTCCAACAACGCAGTGGCCCGCGCCTGCGCAGCCGCCGCGGCCGACTTCGCGCGTTCCAACGCCGCGATCCGCTCAATCAGCGCCGCTTCGTGGCAGCGTCGTCGATCTCCATATCGAACATGAACCCGACGCTAGGTGCGACCACCGACGCGGCACCGCGGGCCACGCCGAGGCATCCACAGCGCCACATTCATCCACAGGCGCTGGGTACAGGACTTGACGATGTCAGCGCACCACCACGTCGCTCGGCGTCCGGGGCGCGCCCAACATGTCGCGGTGGGACCCCGGTTGCCTGCCGCCCTCGTCGGTGATCCCATACCGCACCGCCATTTCCGCCCCGATCACGGTGTGTCCGCTCAGTGCCTCGCGTGCGGGGTCGCGGTAGAGCGCGTCGATCACCCGCCCGGTGAATTCGGGCGTCTCGGCGTGCTCGGCCATCGCGGTCAGGCCTTCCGGGTTGCCGTCGAACGCGCTGCGCATCTTCTCGGTCAGCAGGATGCCCATCCAGATCGAGACCGTGTGCACCGGGGTGTCGCGGAAGTCGACCGCCATATCGGCGGCCATCTTGTCGACGCCGGCCTTCTGCGCACCGTAGGCCGGCCCGTGCATGTAGCAGACCGACCCCGGCGAGGACGTGAAGACGATGAGCCCCCGCGGGCCGCGCAGCAGCAGCGGTGCGGCGTGCCACGAGGCCACATACGCCGAACGCAGCCCCACGTCGAGGACATCGCCGAGCTCGAGAGGCTTGTCCCAGAACGGCTCTGGACGCGTCAGCGCGTCGTGCACCGCGGCGGCGTTGTTGACCAGCAGGTCCAACCGGCCGGTCTCCCCCTCGACTCGGGCGAACAGTGCCGCGACTGCAGCGTCGTCCCGGTGGTCGAGCGGCACCGCAACCGAACCTTCGCCGAGGCCGTCGACGGTGCGGCCGGTGAGGTACACCCGCCAGCCGGCGCTGATCAGCGCGCGTGCGATCCCCCGGCCGGCCCCGCGGCTCGCACCGGTCACCACCGCCACCGGAGCATCGATCTGTTCGGTCACGAGGAGAGACTACGGCGCTGCGTCCACCGTTTCGTCGACGATGGACAACCGGCCCTCCCGGACCGCGTCGACGATCGACTCGGACAGCTCGGAGCAGGACAGGAACACCGTCTTGCGGCCGTGTCCGGCGAGCGCCTCGCTGTCGCGCCGCTGCGGGCAGCGCTGTGCGGCATCGCCACTCCACTGCACGCTGGTCTGCTGCCAGCTGCTCTTGCGCGCCAGCACCTCCGCGCCGCAGGCCCGGCAGGCCACCGGCACCATGGGCGCATCGTCGAGCCGGTTATCGGGCCGAACGCTCATCCCGCACTCGTGGCCGATGCCCGCGCGGCGACGTTGGCGTCGACGATCTTCATCCACTCCTCCCGCGGACGGGTGGTGTCGATCTCGTACTCGAAGCGGTCGACCATGTCGGGGGTGACGTCGGCGACGTCGACATAGAACTGCTCATACCAGCGCCGCAGCTGGTAGACCGGACCGTCCTCCTCACACAGAAGCGGATTGTCGATGCGCGCCTTGTTCTTCCAGATTTCGACGTCCTGTTCGAAACCGATCTTGACGAAGTCGCCCAGCGAGACCGCGGTCTGCACCGCAAGGTCATCGGGCAGCGACTCTGATTTCTTGACGATGATGCCGTATTGCAGGACAAAGGAATTCGCATCGATCGGATAGTGGCAATTGATCAAGACGGTGTGGTGATCGGCCTCTTCGTAGTGGTACGTCAGGTCGTCGATCATGAACGACGGTCCGTGGTAGGAGGCCACCGAGGTGGTCCCGAGCATCCGCGGACCCTCCGGGGGCTGCAGATCGGCGCGACCCGCGCTGTTCATGTACTGGGTCGCGACGTGCCCTTCGAAGATGTTCTTGAAGTGCGTGGGCAGCGATCCGTGGATGTAGAAGAAGTGCGCCATGTCGACGACGTTGTCGATCACCTCACGGCAGTTGGTGTCGACGACCGTGGTGTACCAGTGCCAATCGGTCCACTCGTCGCTGGTGGCGCCCTCGATACGCGGGATCGTCACGCCCTCGGGCGGCGGTTTGCGCTCTGGGTCGTTCCAGACGAACAGCATGCCGTCCTGTTCGAGGGTGGGCCATGTCGCGGTGCGCGCCAAGCGCGGCGCACGCTTGCTGTACGGAACCTGTTTGCAACGGCCGTCGCCGCCCCAGCGCCAATCGTGGAACGGGCAGGCGATCTCGTTACCCTTGACCTCGCCCTGGCTCAGGTCACCGCCCATGTGCCGGCAGTAGCCGTCGAGCACGTTGATCTTGCCGTCGCCGCTGCGGAACACGACGAGTTTCTGGCCGAAGGCGTTGACCGTATGGGGTTTGCCGTCGCCGAAATCGCGTGTCAACCCCAGGCAGTGCCAGCCGCGGGCGAACCGCGCCGGTGCCGCGTCGGCTTCGATCTGCCGAACTTCGTCGATGTCGGACGTCATGTGACTGTTGTACCGCCGGACCCCGGCGCGGGACAGCACACGTTCCGCTCATCAGGAATAGTCGAGCGGCTCCCCTGCGACACCGGCAGACAGCAGGCTGTGCGCCTCCGGGTTGCCGTCGAGCAGACGCGTCGTCCGCGCCGCGATCCGCCAGGTCCCCGCCACTCGCCGCAGCCAGAAATGGTTGGCGGCCGCACGCCACACCACGTACTCGGCCGGCGTCTCACGCGAGGTCCGCAGCACCACGGATTCGCACAGCGCGACGGCCTCGTCCCCGTCGACAGTGACGACCGACGGGCCGAGGAAGTGACAGCAGCCGGCGGCGACAAGGGCCTGGTGGCCGTCGGATTCGACCATCGCGCGGATGTCGTCGCGCGTGTTCATGCGCCAACCCTCGACGTCGTAGCTGCCGTCTTCCGTCCACAACTGCGCGGCACCAACGGCATTCGCTGCATCCACGCAGGGGCCGTAGCTCGCGATGAGTCGCTGGATGTCGCGCTCGTCTTCGAGCCGCTGCACCCTCGCCTCCAGCGTCGCGATCCGGTCTTCGGTCACGGCAGCGCTCCGACGAGCCGCTGGATCGCCATGTGCGAGTCGAGGACGATCTTCGCCCGGTCCGGTCCGCTGTTCTGCGCCGCCCGTTCGGCGTTGCCGCCGGCGACGTGGACTGGCCCGTCACCGAGACGGTCCAGACCCTCCTGGGCGACCTCGGCGGGGTCGTTGACGATGAAGCCCGGGGTGTCGAACTTCAGGCCGACGCGCTCCATCGCCGGTGTGCGGGTGACGCCGAGGACCAGTTCGAGGACGTCGACGCCCTGGTCACGGAGTTCCAGCCAGAGGCTCTCGGCGAACATCCGGCTGAAGGCCTTCACCCCGGAGTACACCGCATGCCTGACCGCGCCCATGTAGCCCGACAGTGAGCCGACGAGGATGATGCCACCGCGCGACCGCGCGACCATCCGCCTGCCGAAATGCTGGGTCAGCTCGAGCATTCGGGTCATGTTCAGGTCGATGATCTTGCGCCACTCGTCCAGATCGGCATCGAGGAACGGGTCATTGCAGGTGCTGGCGCCGGCGTTGTAGATCAGCAGACCCACGTCGATGTCGGTGGTCGCCTCGACGATACGCGCGGTGGCGTCGGCGTCGAGCAGATCGAGGGACAGCGCGCGCACCTGGACGCCGAGTGCACGGCACGACTCAGCGGTCTCGTTGAGCGGCCCGGGTTTGCGGGCCAGCAGAACAAGGTTGAAGCCGTCGGTGGCGAGCGATCTGGCGAATTCCGCTCCGACGCCTTCCGATCCACCGGCGATGACGGCCCACGGTCCGTACTTGTCGAGATCAGTCATGTCACCGATCCAACACCGTGCCACTTGCGGGGCGGTCAGGTGTTCCGCTGACCGGACGGATCGATGCTGCCGTGGTGGGTGACGCCCTAGCGTCACGCCGGTGACGACTGCGCGTACAGCGACGATTCCCGCCGGACTGACCGTTCAAGACACCACCGTCGACCTGCTGGTGGTGGGCTCCGGTACCGGGATGAGTGCGGCGCTGGCTGCGCACGCCCGTGGCCTGTCGGTGCTGATCGTGGAGAAGTCCGAGTATGTCGGAGGCTCGACGGCGCGGTCCGGGGGCGCCTTGTGGCTGCCCGCCAGCCAGGTGATCGCCGGCGACGGCGGTGGTGACACCTTGCAGCGGGCCGCGACCTACCTCGGCGCCGTGGTGGACGGCACGGCGCCGACCGCCCGCTCGACGGCGTACCTCGAACACATCGATGCCACCGTCGACCTGTTGCGCCGCACCACGCCGATGCGGCTGTTCTGGGCGCGGGAGTACTCCGACTACCACCCGGAGCGCCCGGGCGGGACGGCGACCGGCCGCACCTGCGAGTGCCGACCGCTGGACACCGCGGTGCTGGGCGAGTATCTGGCGAAGCTGCGCCCGGGCGTGATGGAAGTCAAGATCCCCATGCCCACGACGGGCGCCGATTACCGGTGGCTCAACCTGATGTCACGGGTGCCACGCAAGGGCATCCCGTTGGTGGCGAAGAGGCTCGCGCAGGGTGTCGGTGGCCTGCTGCTGGGCCGTCGGTACGCGGCGGGCGGGCAGGCGTTGGCGGCCGGCCTGTTCGCCGGTGTGCTGCGCGCCGGCATCCCGATCTGGACCGAGACCTCACTGCAGAGGCTGGTGACCGACGACGGTGGACGGGTCACCGGGGCGGTGGTCGACCACCTGGGCCGGGAGATCACGGTGACCGCGAGCCGCGGCATCGTGCTCGCCGCCGGTGGCTTCGACCACCACATGGACATGCGCTGGAAGTTCCAGTCCGAGAAGCTGGGTGAGCACGCGAGCCTCGGGGCGGAGACCAACACCGGAGACGCCATCCGGATCGCCCAAGACCTCGGCGCCGCAATCGATCTCATGGACCAGTCCTGGTGGTTCCCGGCGGTGGCCGCACTCCCGGACGGCGATCCCAAGGTGATGCTGGCCGAGCGGTCGCTGCCCGGATCGATCATCGTCGACCAGACGGGCAGCCGGTTCGTCAACGAGTCGTGCGACTACATGTCCTTCGGTCAGCGGGTGCTGGAGCGCGAGCGCGCCGGCAACCCTGTCGAATCGATGTGGATCGTGTTCGACCAGCAGTACCGCAACAGCTATGTCTTCGCCGCGGAGCTGTTCCCGCGGATGCCGATTCCGAAGGCCTGGTACGACGCGGGCATCGCGCACCGCTCGGACAGCCTCGAGGACCTCGGCCGGCGAATGGGTGTGCCCCATCCGCAGTTCGCGGCCACCGTCGACCGGTTCAACGAGATGGCCCGTGCGGGGCAGGACTCCGACTTCGAGCGGGGCCGCAGCGCTTACGACCGCTACTACGGCGACCTCACCGTCACTCCGAACCCGAACCTGCGGGCACTCGACCGTGGACCGTTCTACGCCGTCAGAATGGTGCTCAGCGACCTCGGCACATGCGGTGGCCTGCGCGCCGACGAGCGCGCCCGGGTGCTGCGGGAGGACGGCACTGCGGTCGACGGCCTCTACGCGATCGGCAATACCGCCGCCAACGCCTTCGGGGCGACGTACCCCGGCGCCGGGGCGACGATCGCCCAGGGTCTTGTGTACGGCTACATCGCCGCACAGGATGCAGCAGGGGCGGGACCACACGTCTAGACAGGAGTCGCCGAGATGACGCGCTACATCGATCGCCGGGTGCTGGTCACCGGGGCCGGCTCGGGCATCGGACAGGCATGCGTACTGCGCATCCTCGACGAGGGCGGACGCGTGGCCGCCACCGACATCAGCGAGGCCGGCCTGAAGGACACCGTGAGTCTGGCGGCCGCGGCCGGCGACCGGCTGGCGACGCTGACCATGGATGTCGGCGACGAGGAATCAGTCAAGGCGGGCGTCGGCGAGGCGATCGGCATGCTCGGCGGACTGGACACGCTCGTCAACGCGGCCGGGATCCTGCGGTCGGCGCGCCTGGAACACACCACGCTGGCCGACTTCGAGCACGTGCTGCGCGTCAACCTCATCGGCACCTTCCTCGTCACGCGGGAGTCCATTCCCGCGCTACGCACCGGAAACGGCCCGGCGGTGGTGAACTTCAGCTCCACCTCGGCGCAATTCGCCCACCCTTACATGTCGGCCTACGCCGCCTCCAAGGGCGGGATCCTGTCGATGACCCACACGCAGGCACTGGAGTTCGCCAAAGACGGCATCCGCTTCAATTGCGTTCAGCCGGGCTCGATCTCGTCGGGAATGACGGACGGCACCGGGCAGGCTCGACAGAGCGTGGGCCCCGGTCTACCTGACGACGCCGACTACTCGCTGTTCGGCAGGCTGCAGCCGATGCTGGCGATCGACGGAGGCGCGATGTTCGCGGACCCGTCCGCCGTCGCGTCGGTGGTGGCGATGCTCGGGTCCGCCGACGCATTCTTCGTCACCGGCACCGAGGTGCGCGTCGACGGCGGCACTCACATGTGACTCCAGAGCGCGCCGGTGATGACGTTCAGGGCCTCGAGCTGATCGCAGTAGTGGCCGGCGGAGGTCGCCGCCAGTGTGCACGTGACCGCCGTCGCCCCCATCTCGTCGAGTTCGCGGAGCCTGCGCGCGGCTTCCTCCGGATGCGCCGTCGGGTCGAGGGGCCCGACCGGCAGGACGATGTCGAAGCCCGGCGGGACATCCACCGCCGACAGCATCTCGGCGAGCGCCTCACCCCGCAACCCGAAAGGCATCCAGCCGTCGGCCAGTTCGACGGCCCGACGCAGCGAGCGCCGGGTCCGCCCACCCACCCAGATCGGCACGCGCGGTTGCACTGCGCACGGCTCGACGACCACGGAGTCGTAGCGGTAGAACTCGCCGTCGTAGGCCGGTCGATTCGTCGACAGGGAGGTGCGTAGCGCGCGCAGCGCATCGTCGGCGCGGCGGCCCCGGTCGTCGAACTCGGCCCCGAGGAGTTCGAACTCGGCCGCCAGGGACCCCACGCCTACCCCGAGGGTCAGCCGGCCGCCGCTGACCCGGTCCAGGGTGCCGTACCGTTTCGCGATCTCCAACGGGTGGTGGTAGCCGAGCACGATCACGGAGGTCGCCAGCCGGATCCGCGAGGTGCTCGCCGCGAGGAATCCGAACGTGGCGAGGGGATCCCAGTACACGGCACCACGGGCCGCGGCGTCGGCGGCAGGGACGGCCACATGCTCGGAACAGGTCAGATAGTCGAAGCCGAGGGCATCGGCCGTCTGTGCGATCGACCTCAGTTCGTCGATCCCCGCCTCGCGCTCCCACTCCGCAGCCACCCCGGGCACCTGGACGACCACTGGCGTGGACACACCGATTCGCATGCTGAGCTTTCTACAGGCGAACCAGGCGGAAGGGGTAGGTGAAGGTCCCGCCGGGGGCGCCGTCGCACCCGGTGGCGAAGGATGACGACAGGGTCCCCGAGCGGGTGACGTCGTCCCAGGTGTACACGTCGCGGGTCGGGATGACCGGCCCGTAATAGACGTTGCCGCAGCGTAATCCGTCGGGCACGTCCACGGTCATGGAGTAGCGCCCGTCGGCGAGGTGCGCGTCTGCCCGGAATGGGAACGCCTTCGCGACGGGCTGGGCGATCGCCTGCACCCGCAGACACTCGCCGGGGCACCGCGACACCGCCCACAGCCAGGTGTGGAAGTCATACCTGCCCTGGACCTGCATCTCGAAATTGCCGTACGGCGTCTCGGCCTGCGCCGCAGGTGGCGACAGCACCGCGGTCAACGCCAACACGATGCCCAGCAGCGCGCTCCTCACGCGTTCACCACCGGTCCGTAACGCTGGTCCGGATCCAGTACGCAGTGCGTCTTGGCGAACACCGTCACCATGCACTTGTTGTTGTGGTTGCACAGGCTGCGTTTCGAGGGTTGCTCGCGAATCTGGTTGACCAGATCCGGTTCTCGCAGCAACGCGCGTCCCATGGCCACGAAACCGAAGCCTTCGCGCATCGCTTCCTGCATGTGGTCGCGGGTGGTGATGCCGCCGAGCAGGATCAGCGGTGTGTGTTCGACGACCGGGACGAACTGACGCGCCGAGTCGAGCATGTACATGTCGCGGTAGGGGAAGGTCCCGAGCACCCGCTTGCCGACCATCCGAACGCCGAGGTTCATCGGCGGCGGCATGACGGCGGCGAATTCGTCGACCGGGGTGTCTCCGCGGAACAGGTACATCGGTTTGAACACCGACGAGCCCTGGGTGAGTTCGATCGCGTCGAGGTGGCGGTCGGTGTCGAGGAGCTG comes from the Mycolicibacterium litorale genome and includes:
- a CDS encoding SDR family NAD(P)-dependent oxidoreductase yields the protein MTEQIDAPVAVVTGASRGAGRGIARALISAGWRVYLTGRTVDGLGEGSVAVPLDHRDDAAVAALFARVEGETGRLDLLVNNAAAVHDALTRPEPFWDKPLELGDVLDVGLRSAYVASWHAAPLLLRGPRGLIVFTSSPGSVCYMHGPAYGAQKAGVDKMAADMAVDFRDTPVHTVSIWMGILLTEKMRSAFDGNPEGLTAMAEHAETPEFTGRVIDALYRDPAREALSGHTVIGAEMAVRYGITDEGGRQPGSHRDMLGAPRTPSDVVVR
- a CDS encoding ferredoxin, with the translated sequence MSVRPDNRLDDAPMVPVACRACGAEVLARKSSWQQTSVQWSGDAAQRCPQRRDSEALAGHGRKTVFLSCSELSESIVDAVREGRLSIVDETVDAAP
- a CDS encoding Rieske 2Fe-2S domain-containing protein → MTSDIDEVRQIEADAAPARFARGWHCLGLTRDFGDGKPHTVNAFGQKLVVFRSGDGKINVLDGYCRHMGGDLSQGEVKGNEIACPFHDWRWGGDGRCKQVPYSKRAPRLARTATWPTLEQDGMLFVWNDPERKPPPEGVTIPRIEGATSDEWTDWHWYTTVVDTNCREVIDNVVDMAHFFYIHGSLPTHFKNIFEGHVATQYMNSAGRADLQPPEGPRMLGTTSVASYHGPSFMIDDLTYHYEEADHHTVLINCHYPIDANSFVLQYGIIVKKSESLPDDLAVQTAVSLGDFVKIGFEQDVEIWKNKARIDNPLLCEEDGPVYQLRRWYEQFYVDVADVTPDMVDRFEYEIDTTRPREEWMKIVDANVAARASATSAG
- a CDS encoding nuclear transport factor 2 family protein, whose translation is MTEDRIATLEARVQRLEDERDIQRLIASYGPCVDAANAVGAAQLWTEDGSYDVEGWRMNTRDDIRAMVESDGHQALVAAGCCHFLGPSVVTVDGDEAVALCESVVLRTSRETPAEYVVWRAAANHFWLRRVAGTWRIAARTTRLLDGNPEAHSLLSAGVAGEPLDYS
- a CDS encoding SDR family NAD(P)-dependent oxidoreductase, encoding MTDLDKYGPWAVIAGGSEGVGAEFARSLATDGFNLVLLARKPGPLNETAESCRALGVQVRALSLDLLDADATARIVEATTDIDVGLLIYNAGASTCNDPFLDADLDEWRKIIDLNMTRMLELTQHFGRRMVARSRGGIILVGSLSGYMGAVRHAVYSGVKAFSRMFAESLWLELRDQGVDVLELVLGVTRTPAMERVGLKFDTPGFIVNDPAEVAQEGLDRLGDGPVHVAGGNAERAAQNSGPDRAKIVLDSHMAIQRLVGALP
- a CDS encoding 3-ketosteroid-delta-1-dehydrogenase — translated: MTTARTATIPAGLTVQDTTVDLLVVGSGTGMSAALAAHARGLSVLIVEKSEYVGGSTARSGGALWLPASQVIAGDGGGDTLQRAATYLGAVVDGTAPTARSTAYLEHIDATVDLLRRTTPMRLFWAREYSDYHPERPGGTATGRTCECRPLDTAVLGEYLAKLRPGVMEVKIPMPTTGADYRWLNLMSRVPRKGIPLVAKRLAQGVGGLLLGRRYAAGGQALAAGLFAGVLRAGIPIWTETSLQRLVTDDGGRVTGAVVDHLGREITVTASRGIVLAAGGFDHHMDMRWKFQSEKLGEHASLGAETNTGDAIRIAQDLGAAIDLMDQSWWFPAVAALPDGDPKVMLAERSLPGSIIVDQTGSRFVNESCDYMSFGQRVLERERAGNPVESMWIVFDQQYRNSYVFAAELFPRMPIPKAWYDAGIAHRSDSLEDLGRRMGVPHPQFAATVDRFNEMARAGQDSDFERGRSAYDRYYGDLTVTPNPNLRALDRGPFYAVRMVLSDLGTCGGLRADERARVLREDGTAVDGLYAIGNTAANAFGATYPGAGATIAQGLVYGYIAAQDAAGAGPHV
- a CDS encoding SDR family NAD(P)-dependent oxidoreductase gives rise to the protein MTRYIDRRVLVTGAGSGIGQACVLRILDEGGRVAATDISEAGLKDTVSLAAAAGDRLATLTMDVGDEESVKAGVGEAIGMLGGLDTLVNAAGILRSARLEHTTLADFEHVLRVNLIGTFLVTRESIPALRTGNGPAVVNFSSTSAQFAHPYMSAYAASKGGILSMTHTQALEFAKDGIRFNCVQPGSISSGMTDGTGQARQSVGPGLPDDADYSLFGRLQPMLAIDGGAMFADPSAVASVVAMLGSADAFFVTGTEVRVDGGTHM
- a CDS encoding LLM class F420-dependent oxidoreductase → MRIGVSTPVVVQVPGVAAEWEREAGIDELRSIAQTADALGFDYLTCSEHVAVPAADAAARGAVYWDPLATFGFLAASTSRIRLATSVIVLGYHHPLEIAKRYGTLDRVSGGRLTLGVGVGSLAAEFELLGAEFDDRGRRADDALRALRTSLSTNRPAYDGEFYRYDSVVVEPCAVQPRVPIWVGGRTRRSLRRAVELADGWMPFGLRGEALAEMLSAVDVPPGFDIVLPVGPLDPTAHPEEAARRLRELDEMGATAVTCTLAATSAGHYCDQLEALNVITGALWSHM